In the genome of Amaranthus tricolor cultivar Red isolate AtriRed21 chromosome 15, ASM2621246v1, whole genome shotgun sequence, one region contains:
- the LOC130801111 gene encoding uncharacterized protein LOC130801111, with translation MAGKDSMPPPSTPTKIDITSHYYLGPHDRPDDFITPTRLKGDNYDEWVGDIQTTLEARRKFVFLDGTLTSYSSPCTLTNWNTIHAMLISWIMNTIDPEVKSTLSKYKDAKHLWDTLQTRFATVNGPHIQQIKTSIVKCEQTPTMSVSTYFRKLTTLWEELNHHEPLINCFYCTHCTAGDAHEYCRETKRLHDFLMVIQEERVRLAKSISVEQRHNALGFVVRTKSPSEALDDKVDKVDKSTFYCTNYKKMGHMTKYCFELIGYPEWWQNKSKTGGNSRGKYTQSSGKGRGSNRVNATAISNRQGGSTPSLIESSSFVFTVDQWNALTCIIGNTIISEDRLTDEFANHLWIINSGANRHLTCNDKWLFDIHLVSHCPVVLPNGITVMATEEGSIRLSPYLVLSHVLYVPEFNCNLISVSRLIDDSNYTVQFNLEACSPAPVAEADWNESSSTLELWHKRIGHSSEQVVKLLPSTHNSKGNLNKACEVCCRAKRSRDKISLSTNKASRIFEKIYCDFVGTIH, from the exons ATGGCTGGCAAAGATTCAATGCCACCACCTTCTACACCAACCAAAATTGACATTACATCTCACTATTACCTTGGTCCTCATGATCGTCCCGATGATTTCATTACGCCTACTCGTCTGAAGGGAGACAATTATGATGAATGGGTAGGAGATATTCAAACAACATTAGAGGCCCGCCGAAAATTCGTTTTTCTTGATGGAACACTAACATCTTATTCTTCTCCTTGTACTTTGACAAATTGGAATACTATTCATGCTATGTTAATCTCATGGATTATGAACACCATTGATCCAGAAGTAAAAAGTACACTTTCAAAATACAAGGATGCCAAACATCTCTGGGATACTTTACAAACTCGGTTTGCTACAGTCAACGGACCTCATATTCAGCAGATTAAGACTTCTATTGTCAAGTGTGAGCAAACCCCCACTATGTCTGTCAGCACATACTTCCGAAAGTTAACGACTTTGTGGGAAGAATTAAACCATCATGAACCTTTGATTAATTGCTTTTATTGTACTCACTGTACAGCAGGTGATGCACATGAATATTGTCGTGAAACTAAAAGGCTTCATGATTTTCTTATGG TGATTCAAGAGGAGCGTGTTCGGCTTGCCAAATCAATTTCTGTCGAGCAGCGACATAATGCTTTGGGTTTTGTAGTACGTACTAAGAGTCCTTCAGAAGCATTGGATGATAAAGTTGATAAGGTTGATAAGTCTACCTTCTATTGTACTAACTATAAGAAAATGGGTCATATGACCAagtattgttttgaattaattgggTATCCTGAATGGTGGCAAAATAAGTCTAAGACTGGTGGTAACAGTCGAGGTAAGTACACTCAATCAAGTGGAAAGGGGCGTGGCTCAAACCGTGTCAACGCAACAGCCATAAGCAATCGCCAAGGTGGTTCCACTCCTAGTCTTATTGAATCCTCTTCCTTTGTTTTCACCGTTGACCAATGGAATGCTCTTACTTGTATAATTGGTAACACTATAATTTCTGAAGATCGTTTAACTGATGAGTTTGCTAACCATTTATGGATTATTAACTCTGGTGCAAATCGTCATCTTACTTGTAATGATAAATGGTTGTTTGATATCCATCTAGTATCTCATTGTCCTGTTGTTTTGCCGAACGGTATCACTGTAATGGCCACCGAGGAGGGTTCCATTCGCTTATCCCCTTATCTCGTTCTTTCTCATGTGCTTTATGTCCCTGAATTCAACTGTAATTTAATTTCGGTATCTCGTCTTATTGACGATAGCAATTATACTGTCCAATTTAACTTAGAAGCGTGTTCTCCAGCACCTGTCGCGGAGGCTGATTGGAACGAGT CTTCTTCTACATTGGAGTTATGGCACAAGCGGATAGGTCATTCTTCGGAACAAGTAGTGAAGCTTCTTCCTTCTACTCATAATTCTAAGGGTAATTTAAATAAAGCTTGTGAAGTTTGTTGTCGTGCTAAACGTTCTAGAGACAAAATTTCTTTAAGTACCAATAAGGCCTCTCGAATTTTTGAGAAAATCTATTGTGATTTTGTGGGTACCATACACTGA
- the LOC130801159 gene encoding 23 kDa jasmonate-induced protein-like: protein MENVFGTAITNEYLKNHPDYEGRTKDFSVKELAQYALDMMNENLENDNAREYLKKLHEKYGSEGVDCMIYNATGAPMKSIDYKIWEGGVISIPLETIENGQWGVFLHSKATAKGALVLDARYESGEKAEWLLGWRITNDSNSCFADFSESLTFSKAKSFEEKEKVWNQIEEGLTKNLVLFNKVSKGKTGYLVTRGGIGGTKRPVLDVMLSIISQDI, encoded by the exons ATGGAGAACGTATTCGGAACGGCTATCACGAATGAATACCTGAAGAATCATCCAGATTATGAAGGCAGGACTAAAGATTTCAGTGTGAAGGAGCTAGCTCAATATGCGCTTGACATGATGAATGAAAATCTCGAAAATGATAATGCGAGGGAGTATCTGAAGAAGCTTCATGAAAAGTATGGTTCTGAAGGGGTAGATTGTATGATTTACAATGCCACTGGTGCTCCAATGAAATCAATTGATTACAAAATCTGGGAAGGAGGTGTCATATCTATACCCCTAGAAACCATCGAAAATGGTCAATGGGGTGTGTTCTTGCATTCAAAAGCTACAGCCAAGGGTGCATTAGTATTGGATGCCCGTTATGAAAGTGGTGAAAAAGCCGAATGGCTACTCGGATGGCGAATTACAAACGATTCAAATTCG TGTTTTGCGGATTTTAGTGAGTCACTTACATTTTCAAAAGCAAAATCTtttgaagagaaagaaaaggttTGGAACCAAATAGAAGAAGGTCTTACAAAAAACCTTGTATTATTTAACAAGGTGAGCAAGGGTAAGACGGGTTATCTTGTCACTCGCGGTGGTATAGGCGGCACAAAAAGGCCGGTGTTGGATGTAATGCTGTCTATCATCTCACAGGACATTTGA